The genome window GCGAAGAAGCCTGCCCGGAGGAAGCAATCTTCATGAGCAACGACTGCGACATCTCGATGCTCGATCGTAAGAAAATGAAATACAACATGGAACAGTTGCTGATGCCGGTTTCCGAATTGAAGGACCGCATCGATTTCTGCCGGAAAATGTACGGAAAATGGAATTACTGATTTTCTACCCACTCGGTGGGTTGTGCCTCATCCTGGCCCTGGGCGTCGTGTTCAACAACAGCCCCGTTGGGTCGGCTGTGTCCCTCATCGGCATGATGCTGGGTCTCGCCGCCATTTTTGTCCTGCTTCAGGCGCACTTTCTGGCGATCCTGCAGGTCATCATTTATGCCGGCGCGATCATGGTTCTGTTCATGTTCGTCATCATGCTTTTGAACCTGAAACAGGACCTCACCTGGAAGACCCGCGAGCGCAACCTGTTCCTCTCCATTCTCACCGGCCTCATGGTCGCGGGAGTGCTGTACAAGTTCATTGAGATCACGGTGGGCACGAACTTCGATGCGCCGGCGGACGTGCCGGACACCTTCGGCACCACGGCGGAAGTCGGCGCCAAGCTGTTCACCGATTACGTGCTGCCCTTCGAGGTGGCCTCCATTTTGTTGCTGGCGGCCATGGTGGGAGCCGTCGTACTGGCCAAATCCAAACTGGACTGACTGAATTATGGTACCTCTTTCACATTACCTGATACTGAGCGCCACCCTGTTTTCCATCGGAGTTCTGGGCGTGTTGATCCGGCGCAATGCCATCGTCGTGTTCATGTGCATCGAAATCATGCTGAACGCGGTGAACATTTCGCTGATCGCTTTCGACCGGCATTTGAACCATCACGATGGACAGATCTTCAGCTTCATGGTGATGTGTGTCGCGGCGGCGGAAGTTTCCGTGGGGCTGGCCATCGTCATCGCCCTGTACCGCAACAAGCCGACCGTCAACCTGGATGAATTCAACCTGATGAAGTGGTAAGGATCTTATCGTGCTATTCAAACTTGCCTGGCTGATCCCTTTTTTCCCGTTGCTGGGTTCCATCATCAACGGATTTTTCGGCCTCAAACTGGGAAAAAATAAAGTCAGCTGGATCGCCTGCGGCTTGCCCGCCCTGTCGTTCTTTGTGACCGTGATCCTTTGGGTCGGGTTGTTCTTCCACCCGGAAGGCCAGCCGTACCCGGAACAGGTCCTGTGGACATGGATGGCCGCCGGAGACCTGGCGGTGGAGTTTGGATTCCAGATCGATCCCCTGTCGATGGTCATGATGCTGGTTGTCACCGGCGTCGGCACCATCATCCACATCTTTTCCATCGGCTACATGTATGAGGAGTACAGCTACTACCGCTACTTCGCCTACCTGAACCTGTTTTTGTTCTCCATGCTCATTCTGGTCATGGGCAACAACTTCATGATGATGTTCATCGGCTGGGAAGGCGTCGGGGTCTGCTCTTACTTCCTGATCGGTTACTACTTCGAAAAGAAATCCGCGTGCGACGCCAGCGTCAAGGCTTTCGTCGTCAACCGCGTCGGCGACTTCGCGTTCCTGCTGGGCGTGTTTTACATCTTCTCCGAGTTCGGCACCCTCGACTTCACCACGGTGATGAGCATGGTCCCCTCGACCATGGTGTACGACAGCGAAGCCGTCACCCTGATCACGCTGTTCCTGTTCATCGGCGCCACCGGCAAGTCCGCACAGATTCCGCTGTACACCTGGCTGCCGGACGCGATGGAAGGCCCCACGCCGGTCAGCGCGCTCATCCACGCGGCGACCATGGTCACCGCCGGCGTGTACATGATCGTACGCTGCAACGCTCTGTTCAACATGGCGCCGGTCACCATGATGATCATCGCTCTGGTCGGCGGCGGCACCGCTCTCTTTGCCGCCACCATCGGTTGCACGCAGTATGACATCAAGCGCGTTCTCGCTTACTCCACCGTCAGCCAGATCGGTTACATGTTTCTGGCCTGCGGCGTCGGCGCCTACACGGCGGCGATCTTCCACCTCGTGACGCACGCCTTCTTCAAAGCCTGCCTGTTCCTCGGTTCCGGCAGCGTCATCCACGGCATGCACCACGAGCAGGACATCCGCAAAATGGGCGGTCTGAAAGATCATTTTCCGATCACGTACGTCACCTTTCTGGTCTCCACCATCGCCATCGCCGGCATCTTTCCGTTCTCCGGCTTCTTCAGTAAAGACGAAATTCTCTTTCATGCGCTGATGGACGGCAACGTGATTTACTGGGGCATGGGTGTGGCGGGTGCCTTCATCACCGCCTTCTACATGTTCCGGCTGGTTTTCCTGACGTTCCACGGCCCGTCGAACGTGGACCCGCACGTGCATCCGCATGAGTCGCCGAAAGTGATGACCCTGCCGTTGATCGCGTTGGCCGGGCTGGCGCTGGTTGGCGGACTGCTGGGCCTGCCGCTCATTCACGGCTGGCATATCCTGCACAATTTTCTGGATCCGGTGCTGTCGTTCGATTTCGCCACCGCCCTGCACAACTCCGAAGTGACCCTGGCGGAACACGGCCATCACATCACCCTGGCCGAAGTGCTGCACCAGAAGACGCACAGCGTCCATAATGTGTGGCTGGAAATTTTCCTGATGGTCTTTTCCATGGGCGTGGCGCTGGCCGGCATTTTTATGGCTTACATCTTTTACATCAAACGCCCGGACCTGCCGGACACCTACACCAAGGGTCAGTGGGGCTACGAGCTGGTGAAGAACAAGTACCTGGTTGACGAGACGTACGACGCCATTTTCGTGCAACCGACGATCAAAGGCTCCTTCCTGCTGTGGAAAGAAGGCGACGTGCGCGGTGTGGACGGAGCCGTCAACGGCGTCGCCCAGACGGTCGGCTGGTTCAGCAAACAGGCCCGTGAATTTCAATCAGGGTTCGTCCGCAATTACGCCATGTTCATGGTGGTCGGATTCATTTTACTGTTGATCATTATCTAGAAGCGAAACGATGTACCTGACATTCGTAACATTCTTACCGCTGCTCGCCTGCTTCGTGCTGGCCATGATCCCCCGCGAGAAGGTCGAAAGCGTCAAGTGGTTCGCCCTCATTGTCGCCGGGGTGGATTTCATCCTGTCGCTGCCGTTGTACTTCGAATTCAACATGAACTCGGCAGACATGCAGTTCGAGTACATCACGTCGTGGATCCCGCAGTGGGGAATCAGTTATCACGTCGGTATGGACGGCATCTCGCTGTTGCTGTACATCATGACCACCTTTCTCACGTTCATCTCGATCCTGGCGTCGTGGGAAGTCAAAAAACACGTTAAAGAATACATGATGGCCATGCTGGCGCTTTCGACCGGCATGCTGGGCGTGTTCATCGCTCTGGATTTCTTCCTGTTCTACGTCTTCTGGGAATTCCAGTTGATCCCCATGTACATCATCATCGGTGTGTGGGGCGGGCCGCGCCGCATTTACGCTGCGGTGAAGTTCTTCATCTACACCGCGGTCGGTTCCCTGCTCATGCTGGTGGGCATCATCTGGATGTACTTCCATTTCCACAGCACGGTCGGCGTGTTCACCACCGACATCCTGTTGATCACGGAACACATCAACCTGACGCTGGACCAGCAGAAATGGCTGTTCATGGCCTTCTTCCTGGCTTTCGCCATCAAGGTGCCCATGTTCCCGTTCCACACCTGGCTGCCGGATGCGCACGTGGAGGCGCCGACGGCGGGCAGTGTCATCCTTGCCGGCGTGTTGCTGAAGATGGGGACGTATGGGTTCCTGCGGTTCAACCTGCCGATGTTTCCGGTGGCGTCCAATGAATTCCTGCCGTTCATCGCAGGACTGGCCATCATCGGCATCATCTACGGTGCGCTGGTCGCCATGGTGCAGGAAGACCTCAAGAAACTCGTTGCCTATTCCAGTGTGAGCCACCTGGGTTTCGTCATGCTCGGCATCTTTGCGTTCAACCACTACGGCCTGCAGGGCGCCCTGTTGCAGAACCTGAACCACGGCATCAGTACCAGCGCCCTCTTTTTGATGGTGGGCATGATTTATGACCGGCGGCACACCCGCCTGATCAGTGAGTTCGGCGGCATCGCCAAGGTGATCCCCGTGTTCACCATTTGCTTCATGATCGCCACCCTGTCATCCATCGGCCTGCCGGGGACCAACGGGTTTGTCGGCGAATTCCTGATCCTGCTCGGCATTTTCCAGGTCAACGGCTTTTATGCGGGGCTCGCCACCACCGGCGTCATCTTCGCCGCCTGTTATATGTTGTGGATGTTCCAGCGGGTGATGTTCCTGAAAATTGAAAAACCGGAAAATGAAAAACTGACCGACATGACCGGCCGCGAACTGGGCGTCATGGTGCCGCTCATCGTGCTGATTTTCTGGATTGGGTTTTATCCCACGCCGTTCACCAAAACCTTTGATGCCTCGATCGACAAGCTGGTCAAGCAAGTGGACCCGGCACAGTTCATGCCGCACGCCCAGGACCAGCACGCCGCCAAAACAGATCTGCGCCTGATGCGGTTGAAGCTCGAGCAAAACGGAAATCTGAATTGATTTAAGGACACAGCATCGTGGAAATGATACAGATACCTGAAATAGACCTGACCAGCCTGGCGCCCGTGCTGGTGCTGAGCGTGTTTTCCATGATGGTTCTGCTGTTCGACCTGTTCGCCGGAAAAAACAAATCCGGTTTGGTCTTCATCAGCCTCACCGGCCTGCTCATGGCGGCGATCAGCGCCTTCGCCAAACAGGATCTGCCCGTGTATTCGTTCGGCGGCGCCTACGTGGTGGACAACCTGTCCGTTTTCTTCACCTGTATTTTCTGCATCAGCTCGGCGTTGGCCATCCTGTTGTCAATTGAATACAACCGGAGAGAACGCATCAACATGGGCGAGTACTACGCCCTGATCCTGTTCTGCACCGTAGGCATGATTCTTCTGGCGTCCTCCACCGACCTGATCATGATTTTCCTCGGCATCGAGATCGTCTCGATCTGCCTGTACGTGCTGGCCGGCATCCGCCGTTATGATCCCAAGTCCAATGAGGCTTCGCTGAAATACTTCCTGCTGGGCGCGTTTGCGACGGGTTTCATGCTGTACGGCATGGCTCTGCTTTACGGCACCACCGGTTCCACCAAACTCGCTCAGATCGCGCAGTTGTTGAACAGTGGCGAAGTGTTCTCGCAGCCGTTGATGCTCCTGGGCGTTGTGCTGCTGGTGATCGGATTCGGATTCAAAGTCGCCTCCGTTCCGTTCCACATGTGGGCTCCGGACGTGTACCAGGGCGCCCCCACGCCGGTCACCGCATTCATGGCGGTGGGCCCCAAGGCGGCGGCGTTTGCCGCCTTCTTCCGCATCTTCGCCGAAGGCATCCCGGAGCTGGCTCCTTCCTGGACCATGATCCTGTCCATCGTGGCCGTCATCAGCATGTTTGTCGGCAACCTGGGAGCCATTGTCCAGACCAACATCAAACGCCTGCTGGCTTATTCCAGCGTCTCGCATGTCGGCTACATCCTCATCGCCATCATCGCGAAGAACTCGCTGGGCGGCGCCAGCCTGCTGTTCTACATGCTGGCTTATGCTTTCATGATATTCGGCGCATTCGGTGTGGTCATTCTGCTCGGGCGCAAAGGCGACGAAAACCTGGAAATCGAAAACTACTCCGGCCTCGGTTTCAAACACCCTGTGCTGGCCATGTCGATGTCTATTTTCCTGTTGTCACTGGGAGGCCTGCCGCCTCTGGCCGGATTCGTCGCCAAGTTTTACATCTTTCAGGCGGCGTTGAAGGAAGGCTTCGTCATTCTCGTTGTGCTCGCGGTTCTCAACAGCGCCATATCCTTCTATTATTATCTGAAGGTGATTGTGTACATGTACATGAAAGAGCCCATCAAAGAGTTTCAGTTGTCTCTGACGCCCATCACCATGCTGGTCATCGGTATCGGCGTTCTGGGGACTCTGGAATTGGGCATCTTTCCCGATACGATCATCTCCCTCGCCAAGCCCTGACCCCTCCAACCACCCTTGGCGTGTCGGCAGACCGGTTTCCCGGTCTCGTCATCCGGCGGATTTTATTATATAATTGGGCGGGTTGAGGTCCATTTTTAAGCATTGCACGAAAGGAATATGCTATGAAAATGCACCATTTGTCTCCGGAGGAAGTGGAGACGGTTATGGAAAAAGTCCGGACAGTGATCGATACCGGTCAGTTCGACCCGGACATCATGGAAC of Nitrospina watsonii contains these proteins:
- the nuoL gene encoding NADH-quinone oxidoreductase subunit L, which encodes MLFKLAWLIPFFPLLGSIINGFFGLKLGKNKVSWIACGLPALSFFVTVILWVGLFFHPEGQPYPEQVLWTWMAAGDLAVEFGFQIDPLSMVMMLVVTGVGTIIHIFSIGYMYEEYSYYRYFAYLNLFLFSMLILVMGNNFMMMFIGWEGVGVCSYFLIGYYFEKKSACDASVKAFVVNRVGDFAFLLGVFYIFSEFGTLDFTTVMSMVPSTMVYDSEAVTLITLFLFIGATGKSAQIPLYTWLPDAMEGPTPVSALIHAATMVTAGVYMIVRCNALFNMAPVTMMIIALVGGGTALFAATIGCTQYDIKRVLAYSTVSQIGYMFLACGVGAYTAAIFHLVTHAFFKACLFLGSGSVIHGMHHEQDIRKMGGLKDHFPITYVTFLVSTIAIAGIFPFSGFFSKDEILFHALMDGNVIYWGMGVAGAFITAFYMFRLVFLTFHGPSNVDPHVHPHESPKVMTLPLIALAGLALVGGLLGLPLIHGWHILHNFLDPVLSFDFATALHNSEVTLAEHGHHITLAEVLHQKTHSVHNVWLEIFLMVFSMGVALAGIFMAYIFYIKRPDLPDTYTKGQWGYELVKNKYLVDETYDAIFVQPTIKGSFLLWKEGDVRGVDGAVNGVAQTVGWFSKQAREFQSGFVRNYAMFMVVGFILLLIII
- a CDS encoding NADH-quinone oxidoreductase subunit M; the encoded protein is MYLTFVTFLPLLACFVLAMIPREKVESVKWFALIVAGVDFILSLPLYFEFNMNSADMQFEYITSWIPQWGISYHVGMDGISLLLYIMTTFLTFISILASWEVKKHVKEYMMAMLALSTGMLGVFIALDFFLFYVFWEFQLIPMYIIIGVWGGPRRIYAAVKFFIYTAVGSLLMLVGIIWMYFHFHSTVGVFTTDILLITEHINLTLDQQKWLFMAFFLAFAIKVPMFPFHTWLPDAHVEAPTAGSVILAGVLLKMGTYGFLRFNLPMFPVASNEFLPFIAGLAIIGIIYGALVAMVQEDLKKLVAYSSVSHLGFVMLGIFAFNHYGLQGALLQNLNHGISTSALFLMVGMIYDRRHTRLISEFGGIAKVIPVFTICFMIATLSSIGLPGTNGFVGEFLILLGIFQVNGFYAGLATTGVIFAACYMLWMFQRVMFLKIEKPENEKLTDMTGRELGVMVPLIVLIFWIGFYPTPFTKTFDASIDKLVKQVDPAQFMPHAQDQHAAKTDLRLMRLKLEQNGNLN
- the nuoK gene encoding NADH-quinone oxidoreductase subunit NuoK, translating into MVPLSHYLILSATLFSIGVLGVLIRRNAIVVFMCIEIMLNAVNISLIAFDRHLNHHDGQIFSFMVMCVAAAEVSVGLAIVIALYRNKPTVNLDEFNLMKW
- a CDS encoding NADH-quinone oxidoreductase subunit N, with amino-acid sequence MEMIQIPEIDLTSLAPVLVLSVFSMMVLLFDLFAGKNKSGLVFISLTGLLMAAISAFAKQDLPVYSFGGAYVVDNLSVFFTCIFCISSALAILLSIEYNRRERINMGEYYALILFCTVGMILLASSTDLIMIFLGIEIVSICLYVLAGIRRYDPKSNEASLKYFLLGAFATGFMLYGMALLYGTTGSTKLAQIAQLLNSGEVFSQPLMLLGVVLLVIGFGFKVASVPFHMWAPDVYQGAPTPVTAFMAVGPKAAAFAAFFRIFAEGIPELAPSWTMILSIVAVISMFVGNLGAIVQTNIKRLLAYSSVSHVGYILIAIIAKNSLGGASLLFYMLAYAFMIFGAFGVVILLGRKGDENLEIENYSGLGFKHPVLAMSMSIFLLSLGGLPPLAGFVAKFYIFQAALKEGFVILVVLAVLNSAISFYYYLKVIVYMYMKEPIKEFQLSLTPITMLVIGIGVLGTLELGIFPDTIISLAKP
- a CDS encoding NADH-quinone oxidoreductase subunit J family protein: MELLIFYPLGGLCLILALGVVFNNSPVGSAVSLIGMMLGLAAIFVLLQAHFLAILQVIIYAGAIMVLFMFVIMLLNLKQDLTWKTRERNLFLSILTGLMVAGVLYKFIEITVGTNFDAPADVPDTFGTTAEVGAKLFTDYVLPFEVASILLLAAMVGAVVLAKSKLD